The following are encoded together in the Candidatus Omnitrophota bacterium genome:
- the lptD gene encoding LPS assembly protein LptD, producing MSNLLHQFLGKGCWVACFLFLVSTQAFAQESKTPVEINGDQVEFIVEKNMVIATGNVSILQNDTKLTCDRVEFSRDTNLATAQGHVVLRTPQGSISGDQLVYNFETMTGDFHGATIASHPYYGAGESVSKVAENQIQMKKGYLTTCDLEKPHFKLASKKLDIYPGKKAVARNVTMRFGKVPVMYIPKYSQILNDKPRVTYTPGFDREWGAFLLQSWRYYFSEDFKGIIHLDYRERKDFASGVDLNYNTKNMGGGSIRTYYMNERNITSKYAWQERPSPTIERERFRAQWRHKWSIDNKTEAIWQFYKLSDAGVVKDYLKREYQKDQDPTSYFLLTRNLSNGTFSFRSDVRVNRFTSTVERLPGIRYDVTSQEIGNSGFYLKSENGFDNFSKKDPSPTEVRKETKRFDTNNEISYPMKISFLEFKPFVGGRETYYTKTMNASQYSVMRGIFRTGADLSTRFFRMFDVQGHYWGMDINRLRHVVTPSVAYEYRHDPTIPASSLDYFDDIDAITNDHKIHFSLENKLQTKRKGIAVDLLRVLTSTDFFLKEHSGTGGFGSIASDIEFKPNDWLTFNSDANFDTTKDKLISANFDIYLTGHKWSLDFGKRYALDVDDQITTGFNYVINPKWKFSIYERHDINSGSLKEQEFRVTRDLHCWEMDINFNETRGSGSEIWFVFRLKAFPDLSIDFGNGFNKRKAGSQAGE from the coding sequence ATGTCTAATCTTCTGCATCAATTTCTTGGCAAGGGTTGCTGGGTAGCCTGTTTCTTGTTTTTGGTTTCAACTCAGGCTTTTGCGCAAGAGTCCAAAACTCCGGTTGAAATTAACGGCGACCAGGTCGAGTTCATTGTGGAAAAAAATATGGTCATTGCCACCGGAAATGTTTCTATTCTTCAGAATGATACAAAACTAACCTGTGACCGGGTTGAATTTTCCCGCGATACGAATCTTGCCACCGCCCAGGGGCATGTCGTTTTAAGAACGCCACAGGGAAGTATTTCCGGAGACCAACTGGTTTATAATTTCGAAACGATGACGGGGGATTTTCACGGGGCGACAATCGCGTCTCACCCGTATTACGGCGCTGGAGAATCTGTTTCCAAGGTTGCTGAGAATCAAATCCAAATGAAAAAAGGTTATTTAACGACCTGCGATCTTGAAAAACCGCATTTCAAATTAGCATCGAAGAAGCTTGATATTTATCCCGGGAAAAAGGCTGTTGCGCGCAATGTCACTATGCGTTTTGGTAAAGTACCGGTTATGTATATTCCTAAATATTCTCAGATCCTTAATGATAAGCCTCGTGTTACTTATACGCCCGGTTTCGACAGGGAATGGGGCGCGTTTTTACTTCAATCATGGCGATATTATTTTAGCGAGGATTTTAAAGGTATCATTCATTTAGATTATCGCGAACGAAAAGATTTTGCTTCCGGTGTTGATTTAAACTATAACACGAAAAATATGGGCGGCGGTTCTATCCGAACCTATTATATGAACGAACGCAATATTACGTCAAAATATGCTTGGCAAGAGAGGCCAAGCCCGACGATCGAACGGGAACGGTTTAGAGCTCAGTGGCGTCATAAATGGAGCATTGATAACAAGACAGAGGCCATTTGGCAATTTTATAAGTTGAGTGATGCGGGCGTCGTTAAAGATTATCTTAAGCGGGAATACCAGAAGGACCAAGATCCTACCAGTTATTTCCTTTTAACTAGAAATTTATCTAATGGAACGTTCAGCTTTCGCAGTGATGTTCGGGTGAATCGTTTTACTTCGACTGTTGAGCGGCTTCCGGGGATCCGTTACGACGTTACCAGCCAAGAGATTGGTAACAGCGGATTTTATCTAAAAAGTGAAAACGGATTTGATAATTTCTCGAAGAAAGACCCGTCGCCGACTGAGGTAAGAAAAGAAACCAAACGTTTTGACACGAATAATGAGATCTCTTACCCGATGAAGATCAGCTTTTTAGAATTTAAACCTTTTGTCGGCGGCCGGGAGACTTATTATACAAAAACGATGAATGCTTCTCAGTATAGCGTTATGCGGGGAATTTTCAGGACAGGCGCGGATCTTAGTACTAGATTTTTCCGGATGTTCGATGTCCAAGGGCATTATTGGGGGATGGATATTAATCGCCTCAGACATGTTGTTACGCCAAGTGTTGCTTATGAGTATCGGCATGACCCGACGATCCCGGCGTCTTCATTAGATTATTTTGACGATATTGACGCTATTACCAATGATCACAAGATTCATTTTTCTCTGGAAAATAAACTACAAACAAAACGCAAAGGCATTGCCGTAGATTTGTTGCGGGTTCTTACCAGCACAGATTTCTTTCTTAAGGAGCATAGCGGGACCGGCGGGTTTGGTAGCATTGCTTCCGATATTGAATTTAAGCCCAACGATTGGCTGACATTTAATTCCGATGCCAATTTTGATACTACGAAAGATAAATTGATCTCGGCTAATTTTGACATTTATCTTACCGGCCACAAATGGTCTCTTGATTTTGGGAAGCGTTATGCCTTAGATGTTGATGACCAGATCACAACAGGGTTTAACTATGTGATCAACCCAAAATGGAAATTCAGTATTTATGAGCGGCATGACATTAATAGCGGTTCATTAAAAGAACAAGAGTTTAGGGTGACGCGGGATTTGCATTGTTGGGAAATGGATATTAATTTTAACGAAACGCGCGGTTCGGGTAGCGAAATTTGGTTTGTCTTTCGCTTAAAAGCTTTTCCGGATTTATCTATTGATTTTGGAAATGGTTTTAATAAAAGAAAAGCCGGATCGCAAGCAGGAGAATAA
- a CDS encoding ROK family protein: MSRFVLGIDVGGTNIKCGLVDPSGKISLRTAFPTKSFAQSKSALIKALVSCAQKTITQNDIGKKDILGIGIGFPGLVDFPKGMVHCLVNIPGWKNVFVKKIIQQEIGIPTFVDNDVNLMALGEWKFGAGRGVKNVVCITLGTGVGGGLIINNALYRGEGFSAGEIGHTPINENGPRCNCGGTGCLERYVGNKYLLEKSKKIFRGKTISFPEITRLAAKGNRKAIAFWEEVGFHLGIGLTGVVNILNPDRIVIGGGVSNNHRYLFPAIKKTILQRAMKIPARMAKIVKAQLGEDAGIIGAQVLVNHAVSAK; this comes from the coding sequence ATGAGCCGATTTGTTTTAGGAATTGATGTTGGCGGAACGAATATCAAATGCGGGTTGGTTGATCCTTCCGGCAAGATATCTCTTCGAACTGCTTTCCCTACAAAGAGTTTTGCGCAAAGCAAAAGCGCTTTGATCAAGGCCTTGGTGTCTTGCGCTCAAAAAACAATAACCCAAAACGACATTGGCAAGAAAGATATTCTAGGGATCGGTATTGGTTTTCCCGGGTTAGTTGATTTCCCAAAAGGGATGGTGCATTGCTTGGTGAACATTCCCGGATGGAAAAATGTTTTTGTAAAAAAGATCATTCAACAAGAAATTGGAATTCCTACATTTGTTGACAATGATGTCAATCTTATGGCCTTAGGCGAATGGAAATTTGGCGCGGGACGCGGTGTAAAAAATGTTGTATGTATTACGCTTGGAACAGGTGTTGGCGGCGGCCTTATTATCAATAATGCTCTTTATCGCGGGGAAGGATTTTCGGCCGGAGAAATTGGGCATACCCCGATCAATGAAAATGGCCCGCGTTGTAATTGCGGCGGAACGGGGTGTCTAGAGCGTTATGTTGGCAACAAATATCTATTAGAAAAATCGAAAAAAATATTTCGTGGCAAAACAATTTCCTTTCCGGAAATAACACGGCTTGCGGCGAAAGGCAACAGAAAGGCCATTGCATTTTGGGAAGAAGTCGGCTTTCATTTAGGGATCGGGTTAACCGGTGTGGTCAACATCCTAAATCCGGATCGCATTGTGATAGGCGGAGGCGTTTCGAATAATCACCGTTATCTTTTTCCTGCCATCAAAAAAACGATCCTTCAGCGCGCCATGAAAATCCCGGCGCGGATGGCAAAAATCGTAAAAGCTCAATTAGGGGAAGACGCCGGAATTATCGGCGCGCAAGTTTTAGTTAATCATGCTGTTTCGGCAAAGTAA
- a CDS encoding GGDEF domain-containing protein encodes MFYGMTFCLALFVGAVIYGLKKVSYSLEFAADEATSQVINRHEDLLEKRNQILQERSQLEHSAREIFILYEMTREITKKLNEEEAFEIFKEKLKENIVFEDCQFIDALSSEHEIHILSERHFVFPLQEKNRKLGYLVVKGLSAKDKDKLAILGHQFALALRRVKLYQEIEESAITDSLTGVHTRRYFLERFEEELKRSITRKINLSFLMIDVDHFKSFNDKYGHLVGDQILRTIGGIVKDNIREIDIVGRYGGEELTVVLPDTDQDGAQFAAERIRSAVAGENIKAYDANVKVTVSIGVSTFPSDGKLVAELIDKADWALYRAKKKGRNCICTFGLY; translated from the coding sequence ATGTTTTATGGAATGACATTTTGTTTGGCGCTATTTGTCGGAGCCGTTATCTACGGGCTTAAGAAAGTTTCTTACAGCCTAGAGTTCGCGGCTGATGAGGCCACGTCTCAGGTGATAAACCGGCATGAAGATCTGCTAGAAAAGCGAAACCAAATACTCCAAGAACGCAGCCAGCTTGAGCATTCGGCCAGAGAGATCTTCATCTTGTATGAAATGACCAGAGAGATCACCAAAAAGCTCAATGAAGAAGAAGCCTTTGAGATCTTTAAAGAAAAATTAAAAGAAAATATCGTCTTCGAAGATTGTCAGTTTATTGACGCGCTGTCCAGTGAACATGAGATCCATATTTTATCCGAAAGGCATTTTGTTTTTCCTCTCCAGGAGAAAAATCGTAAACTCGGGTATCTTGTGGTTAAGGGTTTATCCGCGAAAGATAAAGATAAGCTGGCTATTCTAGGCCATCAATTTGCCTTGGCATTGCGCCGCGTTAAGCTTTATCAAGAGATCGAAGAATCGGCGATCACAGATAGTTTGACAGGAGTTCATACGCGCCGGTATTTTTTGGAGCGGTTTGAAGAAGAATTGAAGCGTTCCATAACGCGAAAAATAAATCTGTCATTTCTTATGATCGATGTTGACCACTTCAAAAGTTTTAATGATAAATACGGGCATTTGGTGGGTGATCAAATTTTACGCACCATTGGCGGTATCGTGAAGGATAATATTCGAGAGATCGATATTGTAGGCCGTTACGGAGGAGAAGAGCTTACGGTTGTTTTGCCCGATACCGATCAAGACGGAGCGCAATTTGCGGCAGAACGTATCCGTTCGGCCGTAGCGGGGGAGAACATCAAAGCCTATGATGCGAATGTGAAGGTGACCGTGAGCATCGGTGTTTCCACATTCCCTTCAGATGGGAAGCTAGTCGCGGAGCTTATTGACAAAGCTGATTGGGCTTTGTACCGGGCTAAGAAAAAAGGGCGTAATTGCATTTGTACGTTCGGGCTGTATTAA
- a CDS encoding sensor domain-containing diguanylate cyclase — protein sequence MTRKPKKQLSNSALLPLFFFFFIFFQIFFFSFSLRAHTGFLFFVAIAQIILIAFLFAVRLRIQKKRAEAEVKRQDYLEKNNLLEAEIETETSVLKAFQEKIINYSKLKDLTEKLSRCLSLEDTSETLSAETDRLFGDGDITTILYLFHSRTGELGLTSSQKGQMRINIKSKKGDLFDGWVVKTLQPLLVEAAKNDFRFDMDKAVSEEARAIGSLISTPLMIGNKALGILRVDTPQENCFKSDDLRFLSTIGDLGAVAIENAQLYERVEELAIKDGLTGLYLRRYLLARMTEEISREFRSKRELSFLMVDLDKFKDYNDHYGHMAGDILLRTVAMILQETFKNPGDLVSRFGGEEFAVLLPDCSKEKAIELADEVRKRIQKQEIILRKQKTRITVSIGVATFPSDARLREELIAVADNAMYRAKAKGRNRVCFME from the coding sequence TTGACAAGGAAACCGAAAAAACAATTATCTAACTCCGCGCTTTTGCCTCTCTTTTTCTTCTTTTTTATTTTCTTCCAGATCTTTTTCTTTAGTTTTTCTCTTCGTGCCCACACCGGGTTTTTATTTTTTGTTGCCATTGCGCAGATCATTCTGATCGCGTTTCTTTTTGCCGTTCGTTTGCGTATTCAAAAGAAGCGGGCGGAAGCTGAGGTCAAGCGCCAAGATTATTTGGAAAAGAATAATCTGCTGGAGGCCGAAATTGAAACCGAAACATCCGTTTTAAAAGCCTTCCAAGAAAAGATCATCAACTATTCTAAGCTTAAGGACTTGACGGAGAAATTAAGCCGCTGTCTTTCCCTGGAAGACACTTCCGAAACGCTTTCTGCCGAAACAGACCGCTTGTTTGGCGATGGCGATATCACTACGATCCTTTATCTTTTTCATTCCCGCACCGGTGAGCTAGGGTTAACATCTTCTCAAAAAGGGCAAATGCGGATCAATATCAAATCTAAGAAAGGCGATCTCTTTGACGGCTGGGTGGTCAAGACCTTGCAGCCGCTTTTGGTCGAAGCCGCAAAAAACGATTTTCGTTTTGATATGGACAAGGCAGTCTCTGAAGAAGCTCGCGCCATCGGTTCTTTGATCAGCACGCCTTTGATGATCGGCAATAAGGCCTTAGGGATCCTCCGCGTTGATACGCCCCAAGAAAATTGTTTTAAGTCGGATGATCTGCGGTTTCTATCGACGATCGGTGATTTAGGGGCGGTGGCTATTGAAAATGCGCAACTTTATGAGCGCGTTGAAGAACTGGCTATCAAAGATGGATTAACGGGATTATATCTTCGCCGTTATCTTTTAGCGCGTATGACCGAAGAGATCAGCCGGGAATTCCGCAGTAAAAGAGAGCTGTCATTTTTGATGGTTGACTTAGACAAGTTCAAAGATTACAACGATCACTATGGGCATATGGCCGGAGATATTTTGCTAAGGACCGTGGCGATGATCTTACAGGAAACGTTCAAAAATCCCGGAGATTTGGTATCGCGTTTTGGCGGGGAAGAGTTTGCCGTCCTTTTGCCGGATTGTTCGAAGGAAAAAGCCATTGAACTGGCAGACGAAGTGCGCAAACGAATTCAGAAACAAGAGATCATTCTGCGCAAGCAAAAAACGCGTATTACTGTTTCGATCGGGGTGGCGACATTTCCATCGGATGCTCGTTTACGCGAAGAATTGATCGCAGTTGCGGATAATGCCATGTACCGGGCAAAAGCCAAGGGAAGAAATCGCGTATGTTTTATGGAATGA
- the ugpC gene encoding sn-glycerol-3-phosphate ABC transporter ATP-binding protein UgpC — protein sequence MAQVSLKNVSKIYKGGVKAVDNVNLSVENKEFLVLVGPSGCGKSTTLRMIAGLEEATQGTISIGDRVVNDTPAKDRNIAMVFQNYALYPHMTVFENMAFGLKLRGYPKAEIVRRVQEAAEILGIKKFLGRRPRELSGGERQRVAVGRAIIRKPMVFLFDEPLSNLDAKMRVQMRTEIHKLRLRLQTTFIYVTHDQTEAMTMGDRIVVMKDGKIQQCDDPIAVYDNPANKFVAGFIGSPPINFLNGRIIKKERKYYFDEGKFQVKLIEEMFDAIAPFEGKEVTFGIRPEDIYDKLFASEASPENTARATCEVVEPMGSEVYLYLNTGRHTFIARVGAHDRPEVNRDMDLVFDMSKVHFFDKETEKTII from the coding sequence ATGGCCCAAGTTAGCTTAAAAAATGTCAGCAAGATCTACAAAGGCGGTGTTAAGGCCGTCGACAACGTCAACTTAAGCGTTGAAAATAAAGAGTTTTTAGTCCTCGTTGGCCCGTCGGGTTGCGGTAAATCGACGACGCTTCGCATGATCGCCGGATTAGAAGAAGCGACTCAAGGGACGATCTCTATTGGAGATCGCGTTGTCAATGATACTCCTGCCAAAGATAGAAATATCGCCATGGTTTTTCAGAATTATGCTTTATATCCCCATATGACCGTTTTTGAGAATATGGCCTTTGGATTAAAGTTGCGCGGTTATCCAAAAGCTGAAATTGTCCGCCGCGTTCAAGAAGCGGCGGAGATCTTAGGGATCAAGAAATTCTTAGGCCGCCGTCCGCGGGAATTGTCCGGAGGCGAACGACAGCGCGTGGCGGTTGGACGCGCCATTATCCGTAAGCCAATGGTGTTTTTATTCGATGAACCATTGAGTAATTTAGACGCTAAAATGCGCGTACAAATGCGCACCGAAATCCACAAACTTCGCTTACGCCTTCAGACGACGTTCATTTACGTTACTCATGATCAAACCGAAGCCATGACCATGGGGGACCGTATTGTGGTCATGAAAGACGGCAAGATCCAGCAATGTGATGACCCTATCGCGGTTTATGATAATCCGGCCAATAAGTTTGTTGCCGGGTTTATCGGGTCGCCGCCGATCAATTTTCTAAACGGCCGAATCATCAAAAAAGAGCGAAAATACTACTTTGACGAAGGTAAATTTCAGGTTAAGCTTATAGAGGAGATGTTTGACGCTATCGCTCCTTTTGAAGGTAAAGAGGTTACTTTTGGCATTCGGCCCGAGGATATTTATGATAAGTTGTTTGCCTCTGAGGCCTCCCCGGAAAATACAGCCCGGGCAACTTGTGAAGTCGTAGAGCCGATGGGATCGGAAGTTTATCTTTATTTGAATACCGGCCGGCATACCTTTATTGCCCGCGTCGGCGCTCACGACAGGCCTGAAGTTAACCGTGATATGGATCTTGTGTTTGACATGAGCAAGGTGCACTTTTTTGACAAGGAAACCGAAAAAACAATTATCTAA
- the accD gene encoding acetyl-CoA carboxylase, carboxyltransferase subunit beta produces the protein MVLFGKPKYTLVKIKKKEIPDGLWTKCPDCGNPVYNKSLKDNLSVCPKCEYHFTLTAPERIELIIDPGTFEEMDANLLSTDPLNFKGPKTYKEKLDADKKATGLSDAVITGVGQVNSKKIAIAVTDSRFIMGSMGSVVGERITRVIEYGTKNKLPVVIISGSGGGARMYEGVFSLMQMAKTCAALSRHHDAGLLYISVLTNPTMAGIMASFAGVGDIIIAEPKALIGFTGPRVIEQTIRQKLPEGFQKSEFLLKHGLIDMIVARKELKNTLDKIIDYTRPS, from the coding sequence ATGGTCTTATTCGGAAAACCGAAATACACATTAGTTAAAATCAAAAAGAAAGAAATTCCCGACGGACTATGGACCAAATGTCCGGATTGCGGGAACCCTGTCTATAATAAATCCCTCAAAGACAATCTAAGCGTTTGCCCTAAGTGCGAATACCATTTTACTCTCACAGCGCCGGAACGCATTGAGCTTATTATCGATCCGGGCACTTTTGAGGAGATGGACGCTAATCTTTTATCGACGGATCCGCTGAATTTTAAAGGCCCTAAAACTTATAAAGAAAAATTAGACGCGGATAAAAAAGCGACAGGGTTAAGCGATGCGGTGATCACCGGTGTAGGCCAGGTCAATTCTAAAAAAATTGCCATTGCCGTTACCGATTCGAGATTTATCATGGGCTCTATGGGCTCGGTAGTCGGCGAGAGAATTACCCGGGTTATTGAATATGGAACGAAGAATAAATTACCGGTTGTTATTATTTCCGGATCAGGCGGTGGGGCGCGAATGTACGAAGGTGTTTTTTCGCTGATGCAGATGGCGAAAACATGCGCGGCACTTTCCCGTCATCATGATGCGGGACTTTTGTATATTTCTGTTTTAACGAATCCAACGATGGCCGGGATCATGGCCTCGTTTGCCGGCGTGGGCGATATTATCATTGCGGAACCCAAGGCCTTGATCGGTTTTACCGGTCCGCGAGTCATTGAACAAACCATTCGTCAAAAGCTGCCCGAAGGCTTTCAAAAATCAGAGTTTCTTCTTAAACATGGCTTGATCGACATGATCGTAGCCCGTAAAGAATTAAAAAATACCCTCGACAAGATTATCGACTATACCCGTCCCTCATAA
- a CDS encoding DUF1015 domain-containing protein: MTQIKGFKAVYYDKEKAGDLSAVVCPPYDVISAKEQTEFYNASPHNFIRIDLGQEKSGDDRYDNKYTRARKTFDEWLAKGILKEDTKPCIYFYKQEYMVYGQKHSRMGFIALLRLPDEKDSKIYPHENTHLAAKEDRLRLVRNVKASLSSIFVCFSDKGKKVETTFNQKVVLTVPLIDIVDNDKVRHILWRLDDQMLINEIRDSLSEQQLFIADGHHRFEVAMEYRRQVLAKKSRPTGLEPCNFIMTYFTNIDSRDLLILPIHRIVKKIKGKLDFLEDYFRIDKISSKEDLQILLAKAGQNEHAFGFYSKNGIKLLRLKNKLLINQHMKEGSQDYKELDAAILKCFVFDRANISSDDIIYSKDIGESFNAVDNKQADACFILNPVRIWQLKAIALNGEKMPPKTTYFYPKVLSGLTTYRMDSK, from the coding sequence ATGACGCAAATCAAAGGGTTTAAAGCCGTTTACTATGACAAGGAAAAAGCGGGAGATCTATCTGCCGTTGTCTGTCCGCCGTACGACGTTATTTCTGCTAAAGAGCAGACGGAATTTTATAATGCTAGTCCGCATAACTTTATTCGTATCGATCTGGGTCAAGAAAAATCCGGCGATGACCGCTATGACAATAAATATACTCGGGCCAGAAAGACTTTTGACGAATGGCTCGCTAAAGGAATTTTAAAAGAAGACACAAAGCCGTGTATTTATTTTTATAAACAAGAATATATGGTTTACGGCCAGAAGCACAGCCGTATGGGTTTTATCGCGCTTTTGCGCCTCCCGGATGAAAAAGATTCCAAGATCTATCCTCATGAAAATACGCATTTGGCGGCCAAAGAAGACCGCCTAAGGCTCGTCCGTAATGTGAAGGCTTCGTTAAGCTCCATCTTTGTTTGTTTCTCCGATAAGGGAAAGAAAGTTGAAACGACCTTTAATCAAAAAGTTGTTTTAACCGTTCCGCTTATCGACATTGTGGATAATGATAAAGTCCGGCATATTCTCTGGCGATTAGACGACCAAATGCTGATCAATGAGATCAGAGATTCTCTTTCGGAACAGCAACTTTTTATTGCCGATGGCCACCATCGTTTTGAAGTCGCGATGGAATACCGTCGTCAAGTCTTAGCCAAGAAATCCCGCCCCACAGGTTTAGAGCCTTGCAATTTTATCATGACCTATTTTACCAATATTGATTCGCGCGATCTATTGATCTTGCCTATCCATCGCATCGTAAAAAAGATCAAAGGCAAATTGGATTTTCTGGAAGATTATTTCCGGATCGATAAAATTTCCTCCAAAGAGGACTTGCAGATCCTTTTAGCCAAGGCAGGGCAAAACGAACACGCCTTTGGATTTTATAGCAAAAACGGTATAAAGCTTTTACGCCTCAAAAATAAACTCCTCATCAACCAACATATGAAGGAAGGCTCGCAGGATTACAAAGAGCTGGATGCGGCTATCCTGAAATGTTTTGTCTTCGATCGTGCCAACATCAGCTCCGATGATATTATCTATTCGAAAGATATCGGCGAATCTTTTAATGCCGTGGATAATAAGCAAGCGGATGCGTGCTTCATTCTAAACCCTGTGCGCATTTGGCAATTAAAGGCCATCGCTTTAAACGGCGAAAAAATGCCGCCCAAAACAACTTACTTTTATCCAAAAGTATTATCCGGATTGACGACATACAGAATGGATTCAAAGTAA
- a CDS encoding VanZ family protein translates to MRFIKFWFPVLCYSGIIFFVSSLPNLQAPLPETFSDKFWHVLEYAILGFLLVRALDHAGIKFSQSQIFTIAVVLTFSYGLSDEWHQMFVEGRTASIWDALADGLGGIIGSWAYYSRKPKIGIKNDANQRV, encoded by the coding sequence ATGAGATTTATTAAATTTTGGTTTCCTGTCCTTTGCTATTCTGGTATCATCTTCTTTGTTTCGAGCCTGCCGAACTTGCAAGCTCCCTTACCGGAGACATTCTCCGATAAATTTTGGCACGTCTTGGAATATGCGATTTTGGGATTTCTATTAGTCCGGGCACTTGACCATGCAGGAATAAAGTTCTCTCAAAGTCAAATTTTTACCATTGCGGTTGTTCTGACATTTTCGTACGGATTAAGCGATGAGTGGCACCAGATGTTTGTTGAAGGGCGGACAGCATCTATTTGGGATGCCTTAGCTGACGGCTTAGGCGGTATCATAGGTTCGTGGGCGTATTATTCAAGGAAGCCAAAGATTGGAATAAAAAATGACGCAAATCAAAGGGTTTAA
- a CDS encoding zinc ribbon domain-containing protein, with translation MPTYQYECSACGHALEAFQTMTEKRLTKCPKCGKNKLERLIGAGTGIIFKGSGFYETDYKQKGSPRDDGKPAAAPKPAGGSCGAGCGCH, from the coding sequence ATGCCAACTTATCAATATGAATGTTCGGCGTGTGGACATGCCTTAGAAGCTTTTCAGACCATGACCGAAAAACGCCTTACCAAATGTCCGAAATGCGGGAAAAATAAGCTGGAACGCCTGATCGGAGCCGGAACCGGAATTATCTTTAAGGGAAGCGGGTTTTACGAGACAGATTATAAGCAAAAAGGCTCTCCTAGAGATGATGGTAAACCAGCGGCAGCTCCAAAGCCAGCGGGCGGTTCCTGCGGAGCCGGTTGCGGCTGTCATTAA
- the dnaJ gene encoding molecular chaperone DnaJ: MKKDYYEILGAKKSATLDEIKKAYRSLALSHHPDRVPEEKKKEAEEKFKEISEAYAVLSDPQKRAMYDQHGHQGIDQQYTSEDIFKNADFSSIFEGLSDFGLGGGIFDRIFGDSGFDAGSGRRGRRSRRGRDIQYEVDLTLEEAFTGIKKTIKVPRHENCTHCEGSGAKPGSKPKICPACKGQGQVVVSNGFFRMAQTCSQCGGEGKIISEICLKCQGQGMVKVVRNIEVKFPAGVDNDSQLRVRGEGEAGTSGRGDLYIYIHVKPHEQFQRDHNDLYMELPVSFVKAALGAEVLVPTLNGNVEMKIPSGTQSGKVFRLRGKGMPDLRSGSEGDQYVKLMLQVPTSLTSEQKRLLEEYARVSGEDLGRDESFAEKLKKAFK; this comes from the coding sequence ATGAAAAAAGATTACTACGAAATTCTAGGGGCAAAAAAATCAGCGACTCTTGATGAGATCAAGAAAGCGTACAGATCATTGGCGCTTTCGCATCATCCCGACCGCGTTCCGGAGGAAAAGAAAAAAGAGGCCGAGGAAAAATTCAAAGAAATTTCTGAGGCCTATGCTGTTTTGTCCGATCCGCAAAAACGCGCCATGTATGATCAGCACGGACATCAGGGAATTGACCAACAATATACATCGGAAGATATTTTTAAGAATGCTGATTTTAGCAGCATCTTTGAAGGGCTTTCGGATTTTGGCTTAGGCGGCGGGATCTTTGATCGGATATTTGGTGATTCTGGCTTTGATGCCGGCAGCGGACGCCGTGGGCGTCGTTCTCGCCGGGGCAGAGACATTCAATACGAAGTTGATTTAACACTCGAAGAGGCTTTTACCGGAATAAAAAAGACGATCAAGGTTCCTCGCCACGAAAATTGCACTCATTGTGAAGGCAGCGGCGCTAAGCCGGGAAGTAAACCCAAAATCTGTCCGGCCTGTAAAGGCCAGGGGCAGGTTGTGGTATCTAACGGTTTTTTCCGAATGGCGCAAACCTGTTCGCAATGCGGCGGTGAAGGAAAAATTATTTCCGAGATTTGTTTAAAATGCCAGGGACAGGGCATGGTCAAGGTTGTCCGCAACATTGAAGTTAAATTCCCCGCCGGAGTTGACAATGATTCTCAGCTTCGCGTGCGCGGCGAAGGCGAAGCGGGTACTAGTGGCCGGGGCGATCTGTATATTTATATTCATGTTAAGCCGCACGAACAATTTCAGCGTGACCATAATGATCTTTATATGGAATTGCCGGTGAGTTTTGTAAAAGCGGCTTTGGGAGCCGAAGTTTTAGTTCCAACGTTAAACGGCAATGTGGAAATGAAAATTCCTTCCGGTACTCAAAGCGGAAAAGTTTTTCGCTTAAGAGGAAAAGGCATGCCTGATTTGCGCAGTGGCAGTGAAGGTGACCAATATGTTAAGCTTATGCTCCAGGTTCCGACAAGCCTAACCAGCGAACAGAAACGGCTTTTGGAAGAATACGCGCGTGTCAGCGGGGAAGATTTAGGCCGCGATGAATCTTTCGCGGAGAAATTAAAGAAAGCGTTTAAATAA